One window of the Zea mays cultivar B73 chromosome 3, Zm-B73-REFERENCE-NAM-5.0, whole genome shotgun sequence genome contains the following:
- the LOC100276531 gene encoding Bifunctional aspartate aminotransferase and glutamate/aspartate-prephenate aminotransferase-like, with protein MAIVREEAVDTSISPRVSALRPSKTMAITDQAMALRQAGVPVIGLAAGEPDFDTPPAIAEAGMDAIRNGYTRYTPNAGTLELRKAICTKLQEENGVSYLPDEVLVSNGAKQCITQAVLAVCSPGDEVLIPAPYWVSYPEMARLADATPVILPTNISENFLLRPELLTDKINEKSRLLILCSPSNPTGSVYPKELLEKIADIVKKHPRLLVLSDEIYEHIIYQPAKHTSFASLPGMWERTLTVNGFSKAFAMTGWRLGYLAAPKHFVAACGKIQSQFTSGASSISQKAGVAALNLGYAGGEAVSTMVKAFQERRDYLVKNFKELPGVKISEPQGAFYLFIDFSAYYGSEVEGFGTIKNSESLCIFLLEKAQVALVPGDAFGDDKCIRISYAASLTTLQTAMSKLKEAVALLKPCVAA; from the exons ATGGCGATTGTGCGGGAGGAGGCAGTGGACACGTCCATCAGCCCAAGGGTGAGCGCGCTGCGGCCGTCCAAAACCATGGCCATCACCGATCAGGCCATGGCGCTGCGGCAGGCCGGCGTGCCGGTTATCGGTCTAGCCGCGGGGGAGCCAGACTTCGACACGCCGCCCGCGATCGCGGAG GCCGGGATGGATGCAATTAGGAATGGTTATACAAGATACACTCCTAATGCTGGGACTTTGGAGCTGAggaaggctatttgtactaaacTCCAGG AGGAGAACGGGGTATCCTACCTCCCAGATGAGGTGCTGGTGAGCAATGGAGCTAAGCAATGCATCACACAAGCTGTGCTTGCAGTTTGCTCACCTGGTGATGAG GTTTTGATTCCAGCCCCATATTGGGTCAGTTATCCTGAGATGGCTAGACTGGCTGATGCGACTCCAGTGATTCTTCCTACAAACATATCAGAGAATTTCTTGTTAAGGCCAGAGTTGCTTACCGACAAGATCAATGAGAAATCGAGGCTCTTAATTCTCTGCTCTCCATCTAATCCAACAGGGTCAGTATATCCAAAGGAGTTGCTTGAGAAAATAGCTGATATAGTCAAGAAGCATCCGAGGCTTTTG GTTTTATCTGATGAAATTTATGAGCATATTATCTATCAGCCTGCAAAACACACAAGCTTTGCTTCACTACCTGGAATGTGGGAAAGAACATTAACTGTAAATGGTTTTTCTAAG GCTTTTGCAATGACGGGTTGGCGTCTTGGTTACCTTGCAGCCCCTAAACATTTTGTTGCAGCATGTGGAAAGATCCAAAGCCAG TTCACCTCAGGTGCCAGCAGCATATCACAGAAGGCAGGGGTTGCCGCTCTGAATCTTGGCTATGCTGGTGGTGAAGCAGTATCAACTATGGTCAAAGCATTCCAGGAACGCCGTGACTATCTTGTGAAAAATTTCAAGGAACTGCCTGGTGTGAAAATATCAGAACCTCAG GGTGCCTTTTATTTGTTCATTGACTTCAGCGCCTACTATGGGTCTGAAGTAGAGGGGTTTGGCACTATCAAGAATTCCGAGTCCCTTTGCATCTTCCTATTAGAGAAAGCACAG GTTGCCCTTGTCCCTGGTGACGCATTTGGGGATGACAagtgcattcgtatttcatatgcTGCATCCCTAACTACACTTCAGACTGCGATGTCAAAATTAAAGGAAGCTGTTGCTCTGCTCAAGCCCTGTGTTGCTGCGTAG
- the LOC100502313 gene encoding uncharacterized protein isoform X1: MDANTLLLPCSDGAVAGAVDFRGRPASRSGTGRWSAAMFVLGVEIAERFAYHGVSANLISYLTGPLGESTAGAAAAINAWSGVATMLPLLMACVADAWLGRYRTIVLASLLFVVSMGMLTVSALPAFHHDGCSSYASASRPLACSPPPVQVGVFYVSLYLVALAEAGHKPCAQAFGADQFDQNDPKESASRSSFFNWWYFGMCSGTAVTTMVSSYIQDNVGWGLGFGVPCLVMLFALLMFLLGTRNYRYYTYTESSPFARLATAFVALIKGSKSRQHDGTLASDDAGHREEVKGVLRLFPIWATCIIYAVIFSQSSTFFTKQAATLDRRVGSTLRVPPAALQTFISVTIMAFIPVYDRAFVPLARRLTRLSSGITMLQRIGTGLVLALVAMVVAALVEMRRLAVARDAGLVDQPKAALPMSLWWMVPQYVLFGLSDVFAMIGLQEFFYDQVPDALRSLGLAFFLSIFGVGHLFSSFIISAIDGATKKSGASWFSNNLNRAHLDYFYWLLAGLCAVELAAFIIVSRVYVYKKRMSHDNNAAAM, translated from the exons ATGGACGCAAACACTCTcctcctgccctgctccgacggcGCCGTCGCCGGCGCGGTGGACTTCCGCGGGCGCCCCGCGTCCCGGTCCGGCACCGGCCGATGGTCCGCCGCGATGTTCGTCCTCG GGGTGGAGATAGCGGAGAGGTTCGCGTACCACGGGGTGTCGGCGAACCTGATCAGCTACCTGACGGGGCCGCTCGGGGAATCCACCGCGGGCGCGGCGGCTGCGATCAACGCGTGGAGCGGGGTGGCGACCATGCTGCCGCTGCTGATGGCGTGTGTGGCCGACGCCTGGCTCGGGCGGTACCGCACCATCGTCCTCGCCTCCCTCCTCTTCGTCGTG AGCATGGGCATGCTGACCGTCTCCGCGCTCCCGGCGTTCCACCACGACGGCTGCAGCAGCTACGCCTCCGCCTCCAGACCGCTGGCCTGCTCCCCGCCCCCCGTGCAAGTGGGCGTCTTCTACGTCTCCCTGTACCTGGTGGCGCTCGCGGAGGCCGGGCACAAGCCCTGCGCGCAGGCGTTCGGCGCGGACCAGTTCGACCAGAACGACCCAAAGGAGTCCGCGTCCAGGAGCTCCTTCTTCAACTGGTGGTACTTCGGCATGTGCTCCGGCAccgccgtcaccaccatggtgtcCAGCTACATCCAGGACAACGTCGGCTGGGGCCTCGGCTTCGGCGTCCCCTGCCTCGTCATGCTCTTCGCGCTCCTCATGTTCTTGCTCGGTACCAGGAATTACCGCTACTACACGTATACTGAATCGAGCCCATTTGCTCGCCTCGCCACAGCTTTCGTTGCGCTCATCAAAGGCTCCAAATCGAGACAACATGACGG CACTCTTGCGAGCGACGACGCCGGGCACCGTGAAGAAGTGAAAGGCGTGCTGCGCCTGTTCCCCATCTGGGCGACGTGCATCATCTACGCCGTCATCTTCTCGCAGTCGTCCACGTTCTTCACGAAGCAGGCCGCGACGCTGGACCGGCGGGTCGGCTCgactctgcgcgtgccgccggcGGCGCTGCAGACGTTCATCAGCGTGACCATCATGGCCTTCATCCCGGTCTACGACCGCGCGTTCGTGCCCCTTGCGCGGCGGCTTACGCGCCTCTCGTCCGGTATCACCATGCTGCAGCGGATCGGCACGGGGCTCGTCCTGGCCCTGGTTGCCATGGTCGTGGCGGCGCTGGTGGAGATGCGGCGGCTCGCCGTGGCGAGGGACGCCGGGCTCGTGGACCAGCCCAAGGCGGCGCTGCCGATGAGCCTGTGGTGGATGGTCCCGCAGTACGTGCTGTTCGGGCTCTCGGACGTGTTCGCCATGATCGGCCTGCAGGAGTTCTTCTACGACCAGGTCCCCGACGCGCTGCGCAGCCTCGGGCTGGCCTTCTTTCTCAGCATCTTCGGCGTAGGACACTTGTTCAGCAGCTTCATCATCTCCGCCATCGACGGTGCCACCAAGAAGAGCGGAGCGAGCTGGTTCTCCAACAACCTCAATCGCGCGCACCTCGACTACTTCTACTGGCTGCTCGCCGGGCTCTGCGCCGTGGAGTTGGCTGCTTTCATCATCGTCTCGCGCGTTTACGTGTACAAGAAGAGGATGTCTCACGACAATAATGCTGCTGCCATGTAG
- the LOC100502313 gene encoding uncharacterized protein LOC100502313 encodes MDANTLLLPCSDGAVAGAVDFRGRPASRSGTGRWSAAMFVLGVEIAERFAYHGVSANLISYLTGPLGESTAGAAAAINAWSGVATMLPLLMACVADAWLGRYRTIVLASLLFVVSMGMLTVSALPAFHHDGCSSYASASRPLACSPPPVQVGVFYVSLYLVALAEAGHKPCAQAFGADQFDQNDPKESASRSSFFNWWYFGMCSGTAVTTMVSSYIQDNVGWGLGFGVPCLVMLFALLMFLLGTRNYRYYTYTESSPFARLATAFVALIKGSKSRQHDG; translated from the exons ATGGACGCAAACACTCTcctcctgccctgctccgacggcGCCGTCGCCGGCGCGGTGGACTTCCGCGGGCGCCCCGCGTCCCGGTCCGGCACCGGCCGATGGTCCGCCGCGATGTTCGTCCTCG GGGTGGAGATAGCGGAGAGGTTCGCGTACCACGGGGTGTCGGCGAACCTGATCAGCTACCTGACGGGGCCGCTCGGGGAATCCACCGCGGGCGCGGCGGCTGCGATCAACGCGTGGAGCGGGGTGGCGACCATGCTGCCGCTGCTGATGGCGTGTGTGGCCGACGCCTGGCTCGGGCGGTACCGCACCATCGTCCTCGCCTCCCTCCTCTTCGTCGTG AGCATGGGCATGCTGACCGTCTCCGCGCTCCCGGCGTTCCACCACGACGGCTGCAGCAGCTACGCCTCCGCCTCCAGACCGCTGGCCTGCTCCCCGCCCCCCGTGCAAGTGGGCGTCTTCTACGTCTCCCTGTACCTGGTGGCGCTCGCGGAGGCCGGGCACAAGCCCTGCGCGCAGGCGTTCGGCGCGGACCAGTTCGACCAGAACGACCCAAAGGAGTCCGCGTCCAGGAGCTCCTTCTTCAACTGGTGGTACTTCGGCATGTGCTCCGGCAccgccgtcaccaccatggtgtcCAGCTACATCCAGGACAACGTCGGCTGGGGCCTCGGCTTCGGCGTCCCCTGCCTCGTCATGCTCTTCGCGCTCCTCATGTTCTTGCTCGGTACCAGGAATTACCGCTACTACACGTATACTGAATCGAGCCCATTTGCTCGCCTCGCCACAGCTTTCGTTGCGCTCATCAAAGGCTCCAAATCGAGACAACATGACGGGTAA